The following proteins come from a genomic window of Syntrophorhabdaceae bacterium:
- a CDS encoding enolase C-terminal domain-like protein, which produces MRVVDRILLKEIVRPLRTTFSTSLGQKDVMKSVIVQIRLKDGLTGTGECPTSFAVKDETVAAIKCIIRDVSPQLKGLPIEAYGEKIGEFRRRFPQYPMTISGLEVALFRAYLASAGRTEHAYFGGKLDVLETDITIPYTTDINTIETWIEYAVRKGFTTYKFKVSGRLRDDANLISEVYRRLRDKMRAFTVRLDGNQGFTEKTCLDFFDFLVRNAYPVELFEQPLRKDDYRGLRQIKKRSPVPIILDETVFTVTDLERAVEDNLCHGINIKIAKSGIDESLKLYKAAKKHGLKRMIGCMTETMVGLSAGIDFAAGKGGFDYIDLDAVHFLYHCNTYGPMRIVGKSYILSGG; this is translated from the coding sequence ATGAGAGTGGTCGATCGTATACTCCTGAAAGAAATCGTGCGGCCTTTGCGTACGACCTTTTCAACTTCGCTTGGCCAAAAAGACGTGATGAAAAGCGTAATCGTTCAGATTCGTCTTAAAGACGGCTTAACAGGCACGGGCGAATGCCCGACGAGCTTTGCCGTGAAAGACGAAACCGTAGCGGCCATCAAATGTATTATCCGTGACGTTAGCCCGCAGCTAAAGGGACTCCCCATTGAGGCCTACGGTGAGAAGATAGGTGAGTTCCGAAGACGCTTTCCGCAGTATCCCATGACCATATCCGGACTGGAAGTAGCCCTGTTCAGGGCGTATCTCGCGAGCGCGGGCAGGACAGAACACGCCTATTTCGGAGGAAAGCTTGATGTACTCGAAACGGACATTACCATACCCTACACCACGGATATCAACACAATCGAAACGTGGATCGAATATGCAGTAAGAAAAGGGTTTACCACATATAAATTCAAGGTGAGCGGACGTCTTCGTGATGACGCGAACCTTATCTCCGAGGTGTACCGGCGATTGAGAGATAAGATGCGCGCATTCACTGTGCGGTTGGACGGCAACCAGGGCTTCACAGAAAAAACCTGTCTTGATTTCTTCGATTTCCTCGTGAGAAACGCCTATCCGGTTGAGCTCTTCGAACAGCCGCTGCGTAAGGACGATTACAGAGGATTGAGACAGATAAAGAAGCGCTCCCCCGTGCCTATCATCCTCGACGAGACGGTCTTTACTGTCACCGACCTTGAGCGCGCCGTAGAAGATAATCTCTGTCACGGTATTAACATCAAGATAGCGAAAAGCGGGATCGACGAGTCGCTCAAGCTCTATAAGGCCGCGAAGAAGCACGGACTCAAACGTATGATCGGCTGCATGACCGAGACCATGGTGGGGCTTTCGGCGGGTATAGATTTCGCCGCAGGCAAAGGCGGATTCGACTATATCGACCTCGACGCAGTGCACTTTCTTTATCACTGCAACACGTACGGTCCCATGCGCATTGTTGGTAAGAGCTACATTCTGTCTGGCGGATAG
- a CDS encoding MarC family protein: MFHEIWLKHFLDCMLALVALINPISKIFIISTLSEKADFKQIRQVALRASLVAILILIFFSVAGNIILRNIFHVQIYAFKIAGGLVLLYRGFEALNKGVFFEFDENMKLADMSIVPLASPMIAGPATISASLSFPVKYGIFMTSIAIIAAVLINLIIMLYSGAISRVLTRHGFMGALIRITGLVVATIGIQMVLDGISDYRLL, translated from the coding sequence ATGTTTCACGAGATCTGGCTTAAGCACTTTCTTGATTGCATGCTCGCCCTGGTGGCGCTCATCAACCCGATCAGCAAGATCTTTATTATCTCCACCCTGTCTGAAAAGGCCGACTTCAAACAAATACGACAGGTAGCGCTCAGGGCATCACTTGTGGCCATACTGATCCTGATCTTTTTTTCCGTGGCGGGCAACATCATACTGAGAAACATCTTCCATGTTCAGATTTATGCCTTCAAGATAGCCGGTGGATTGGTACTGCTCTATCGTGGATTCGAGGCATTGAACAAGGGCGTGTTCTTCGAGTTCGACGAGAACATGAAACTTGCAGACATGTCCATTGTGCCTCTTGCATCACCCATGATTGCGGGACCGGCCACTATATCGGCCTCGCTTTCGTTTCCGGTCAAGTACGGCATTTTTATGACGTCAATCGCAATCATAGCTGCCGTTCTCATCAACCTCATCATCATGCTTTATTCGGGTGCGATCAGCCGCGTCCTGACGCGGCACGGGTTCATGGGCGCCCTGATCAGGATTACGGGTCTTGTTGTGGCGACCATCGGCATTCAAATGGTCCTTGACGGCATATCCGATTACCGCTTATTGTAA
- the xseA gene encoding exodeoxyribonuclease VII large subunit codes for MALFPTVDTAIYTVTELTAILKQLIGGRFRNVRVEGEVSNAKLYPSGHLYFTLKDDTAMMKAVAFNHRGKFSGKPLLKDGDTVVCEGRIDVYEKRGEYQLIVADMTVKTDQGNLYLQFLALKEKLFKEGLFDETRKKPLPLLPRRLGIVTSPVGAAIRDMLRIIYSKFPNMSVVIYPVKVQGEEASAEIAQGIHYLDTAENVDVIIVGRGGGSLEDLACFNAENVARAICACVTPVVSAVGHEIDFTIADFAADVRAPTPTAAADMTVPDKNDIRGAIEAFKNGLAQNMKNRIERAKFLFYHNAAELRERKDFFASHSMYLDDLAASLMHGVSNYMRDTRKKVEGLSQRIEDLNPDNILKRGYSVTQKKQTGEIVLDSSWVEKDENLVVSLFKGRLEVVVRERTKR; via the coding sequence ATGGCTCTCTTTCCCACAGTCGACACAGCGATCTACACCGTGACGGAACTCACGGCAATACTCAAGCAACTCATAGGCGGACGTTTCAGAAACGTCCGCGTGGAGGGAGAGGTTTCCAACGCCAAGCTCTATCCCTCGGGACACCTCTATTTCACGCTCAAAGATGATACGGCCATGATGAAAGCTGTGGCCTTTAATCATCGCGGAAAGTTTTCCGGCAAGCCACTCTTAAAGGACGGCGACACCGTGGTCTGCGAGGGGAGGATTGACGTCTACGAGAAGCGGGGCGAATACCAGCTCATCGTCGCTGATATGACGGTAAAGACGGACCAGGGGAACCTCTATCTCCAATTCCTCGCACTCAAAGAGAAGCTTTTCAAGGAAGGTCTGTTCGACGAAACAAGAAAGAAACCCCTGCCCCTCTTACCCCGACGGTTGGGCATTGTCACATCCCCCGTGGGAGCAGCGATTCGGGACATGTTGAGGATTATTTACTCAAAGTTCCCAAATATGTCTGTAGTCATATACCCTGTGAAGGTCCAGGGAGAAGAAGCATCCGCCGAGATCGCGCAGGGCATCCATTACCTGGACACGGCGGAGAATGTCGATGTAATCATTGTGGGCAGAGGCGGCGGTTCCCTTGAAGACCTCGCCTGCTTTAACGCAGAGAACGTGGCCCGGGCAATTTGCGCCTGCGTAACGCCTGTGGTTTCGGCGGTCGGCCACGAGATCGATTTCACTATCGCCGACTTCGCCGCCGATGTGAGGGCGCCAACACCCACTGCAGCCGCGGATATGACGGTTCCGGACAAGAACGACATACGGGGTGCTATCGAAGCATTCAAAAATGGCCTCGCACAGAATATGAAGAACAGGATTGAGCGCGCCAAATTTCTCTTTTATCATAATGCGGCGGAATTAAGAGAGAGGAAGGACTTCTTTGCAAGCCACAGCATGTACCTCGATGACCTCGCCGCGAGCCTCATGCATGGCGTTTCCAACTACATGAGGGACACGCGAAAGAAGGTGGAGGGCCTTTCACAGAGAATCGAAGACTTGAACCCCGATAACATTCTGAAGCGCGGTTACAGCGTCACACAAAAAAAACAAACCGGTGAAATCGTCCTCGACAGCAGCTGGGTGGAAAAAGACGAGAACCTTGTGGTGAGCCTTTTCAAGGGCAGATTAGAGGTCGTCGTCCGGGAAAGGACAAAGAGGTAA